The genomic segment GATGATTTATCACATGGAGCACCCGGAAGAACAGGTGCAGGCCTATTTCGTCCACGACTACAAATCTGAAGCGTGGATTCGCGGCGAGACGGCGTTCTTTGTGGAAGGCGATATCACGACTCCGATGGGCGGCAGTATCGTCGCCTTTGAAGATCAAACCGAGGCCAAAGCTTTCGCCGCAGAAGTGAATGGCAAAGTATTCACCCTCTACGACTTGCGTGTGGAAGCTCACCTGGCCGTGCATGGAGGATAAGGACTGAAAATGTATCGTTGGATATGCGTCTTATTGCTTGCCGGAAGTCTGCTCACCGCCTGCGGCGGCGGGGCCGCCGCCACCCCTACAGTGGAGCCGCCGACGGCCACCCCGTTGCCGCCCACGCCCACGTCGCCGCCGCCCACCGCCACCGCCGAGCCGGCAACGCCGCCGGAGATCAACTACGGCCACGACTTCTGCGACGAGTGCAACATGATCATCGGCTACGACAAGTTCGCCGCCGCCACCATTCTCACCAGCGGCGACTCGCACAAGTTCGACGAAGTCTCAAACATGCTCTTCTATCACCTCAAGCATCCCGACGAGCAAGTGCGGGCCTGGTTCGTTCACGACTACGCCAGCAAGACGTGGATC from the Chloroflexota bacterium genome contains:
- a CDS encoding nitrous oxide reductase accessory protein NosL, with translation MYRWICVLLLAGSLLTACGGGAAATPTVEPPTATPLPPTPTSPPPTATAEPATPPEINYGHDFCDECNMIIGYDKFAAATILTSGDSHKFDEVSNMLFYHLKHPDEQVRAWFVHDYASKTWIRGETAFYVQGAAIITPMNDGIIAFEQEADAQEYAVTKNGDVFTFEEIQLVAQQLLQAKEATASPAP
- a CDS encoding nitrous oxide reductase accessory protein NosL — translated: MGLLLSACSSNSNEPQPPEILYGQDLCDACGMIIDDARFAAATLLTSGEFRKFDEIGDMMIYHMEHPEEQVQAYFVHDYKSEAWIRGETAFFVEGDITTPMGGSIVAFEDQTEAKAFAAEVNGKVFTLYDLRVEAHLAVHGG